From Sodalis glossinidius str. 'morsitans', the proteins below share one genomic window:
- a CDS encoding HNH endonuclease, with protein sequence MQLHYFICEKNKQEALTQYKDLLDNGVLHWEGEKKYFADKRIINAESENEKIHLFYREMHHYSFIYYGEIFLIGCKLRTEVPSQFIFKIGQGKLGLDLLDEIELHKNEFYSFSKTEKDAIIKSRIGQDFFRDGVINLWGCCAVTGLKNISFLRASHINPWKDFSNQERLDPMNGLLLQPMLDHLFDAGLITFSASGDVMFSPQLSQNDIQDLRLRRNLRLRKISNELEEYLTYHREKVFKHSCENLYRQP encoded by the coding sequence GTGCAACTACATTATTTTATTTGTGAAAAAAACAAACAAGAGGCACTTACCCAGTACAAAGATTTACTAGATAATGGGGTGCTTCACTGGGAGGGTGAGAAAAAATATTTTGCAGATAAAAGAATTATCAATGCGGAATCTGAAAATGAGAAAATACATCTTTTTTATCGAGAGATGCACCATTATTCATTCATTTATTACGGAGAGATTTTCCTCATAGGATGTAAACTACGTACAGAGGTGCCCAGTCAATTTATATTCAAAATTGGTCAAGGAAAGCTAGGATTAGATTTGTTAGATGAAATTGAATTACATAAAAATGAGTTTTATTCATTCAGTAAAACTGAAAAAGACGCCATCATTAAAAGTCGTATCGGACAAGATTTTTTTAGGGATGGCGTGATAAATCTGTGGGGTTGCTGTGCAGTAACGGGATTAAAAAACATCTCTTTTCTTCGTGCATCACATATAAATCCATGGAAGGATTTTTCCAATCAAGAACGTTTGGATCCTATGAATGGTTTGCTCCTGCAACCGATGCTAGATCACCTTTTTGATGCGGGCTTGATTACATTTAGCGCAAGCGGCGATGTAATGTTTTCACCCCAGTTATCACAAAACGATATACAGGATTTAAGGCTGAGAAGAAATTTAAGACTGCGGAAAATCTCTAATGAATTAGAAGAATATCTGACCTACCATAGAGAAAAAGTGTTCAAACATAGCTGTGAAAACCTTTACCGGCAGCCATAA
- the guaA gene encoding glutamine-hydrolyzing GMP synthase: MTENIHKHRILILDFGSQYTQLVARRVRELGVYCELWAWDVTEAQIREFNPSGIILSGGPESTTEQDSPRAPDYVFQAGVPVLGVCYGMQTMAMQLGGKVQGSTQREFGYAQVEVLTDSLLVRDIQDDIGTGGAPLLDVWMSHGDKVTAIPADFVTVASTETCHFAIMANEEKRFYGVQFHPEVTHTRQGQRMLERFVLDICRCTPLWTPAKIIEDAVARIREQVGNDRVILGLSGGVDSSVTAMLLHRAIGERLTCVFVDNGLLRLNEASQVMEMFGDHYGLNIIAVPAEDRFLSALAGIDDPETKRKTIGRVFVEVFDEQALSLSDVKWLAQGTIYPDVIESAASATGKAHVIKSHHNVGGLPKEMKMGLVEPLKELFKDEVRKIGLELGLPYDMLYRHPFPGPGLGVRVLGEVKKEYCDLLRRADAIFIEELYKADLYNKVSQAFTVFLPVRSVGVMGDGRKYDWVVSLRAVETIDFMTAHWAHLPYDFLGRVSNRIINEIDGISRVVYDISGKPPATIEWE, from the coding sequence ATGACAGAAAATATCCATAAACACCGCATTCTGATTCTGGACTTCGGCTCGCAATACACCCAACTGGTGGCTCGCCGGGTGCGCGAATTGGGCGTCTATTGCGAACTTTGGGCATGGGATGTAACCGAAGCACAAATACGCGAATTCAACCCCAGCGGCATCATCCTTTCCGGCGGTCCGGAAAGCACCACCGAGCAGGACAGCCCGCGCGCGCCGGATTATGTGTTTCAGGCAGGCGTGCCGGTGCTGGGCGTTTGCTACGGCATGCAAACCATGGCGATGCAGCTTGGCGGCAAAGTCCAGGGTTCGACGCAGCGCGAGTTTGGTTATGCCCAGGTAGAAGTGTTGACTGACAGCTTACTGGTGCGCGACATCCAGGACGACATCGGCACCGGCGGAGCGCCACTGCTGGATGTCTGGATGAGCCATGGCGACAAAGTTACCGCCATTCCGGCGGATTTTGTCACCGTTGCCAGCACCGAAACCTGCCACTTCGCCATTATGGCCAATGAAGAAAAACGGTTCTACGGCGTGCAATTTCACCCCGAAGTCACCCATACTCGTCAGGGTCAGCGCATGCTGGAACGCTTCGTACTTGATATTTGCCGGTGCACGCCGCTGTGGACGCCGGCCAAAATCATCGAAGATGCCGTCGCCCGTATCCGCGAACAGGTTGGCAACGATCGGGTCATTCTCGGTTTATCCGGCGGCGTAGATTCGTCGGTTACCGCCATGCTGTTGCACCGGGCCATCGGCGAACGGCTGACCTGCGTGTTCGTCGATAACGGTCTGCTGCGCCTTAACGAAGCCAGTCAGGTGATGGAAATGTTTGGCGATCACTACGGCTTGAACATTATCGCTGTACCGGCGGAAGACAGGTTTCTTTCCGCGCTGGCCGGCATTGACGATCCGGAAACAAAACGGAAAACCATCGGCCGGGTATTTGTCGAGGTGTTTGACGAACAGGCTCTGAGCCTCTCCGACGTGAAATGGCTGGCGCAGGGCACCATTTACCCGGACGTCATCGAATCTGCCGCGTCCGCCACCGGCAAAGCCCATGTCATCAAGTCGCACCATAACGTTGGCGGCCTGCCGAAAGAGATGAAAATGGGCTTGGTGGAGCCGTTGAAAGAGCTGTTCAAGGATGAAGTACGCAAGATAGGCCTGGAACTCGGCCTGCCTTACGATATGCTTTATCGCCATCCGTTCCCCGGACCGGGTTTGGGCGTGCGGGTGCTGGGTGAGGTGAAGAAAGAGTATTGCGATTTGCTGCGCCGCGCCGATGCTATCTTTATCGAAGAACTGTACAAGGCGGATCTGTACAACAAAGTCAGCCAGGCCTTTACCGTCTTTTTGCCCGTGCGCTCCGTCGGTGTCATGGGCGACGGCCGCAAATACGACTGGGTGGTTTCGCTGCGAGCGGTTGAAACCATCGACTTTATGACCGCCCATTGGGCGCACTTGCCTTATGATTTCCTGGGCCGCGTTTCCAACCGTATTATCAATGAGATCGACGGTATTTCCCGGGTCGTGTATGACATTTCCGGCAAACCGCCGGCGACGATTGAGTGGGAATAA